A window of the Sporosarcina sp. FSL K6-2383 genome harbors these coding sequences:
- the rnz gene encoding ribonuclease Z yields MELQFLGTGAGMPSKLRNTSALVLNLSAEGKGYWLFDCGEATQHQILHTSLKPRKISKVFITHLHGDHIFGLPGLIGSRSFLGGNEPLDIYGPVGLEEWLETTLRITNTHLNYALQIHEIEDGIVVEDDEFLVVANNLQHVIPCLGYRIEQKPLPGKLLIDNVKEAGVPSGPLLKQLKDGQDVTLEDGRIVHSHEVTGEPQDGFRVAILGDTSYCPAAVELARNADILVHEATFDMDTGNLAKEYGHSTIGDAARVAQEAGVKTLIANHISARFMPSDVAKLKEQGKAIFSDLYIAEDFSRFEWKDGAVIEWRS; encoded by the coding sequence ATGGAACTACAGTTTTTAGGGACAGGTGCAGGAATGCCATCCAAACTGCGTAATACATCTGCATTAGTGTTGAATCTATCTGCTGAAGGGAAAGGCTACTGGCTGTTTGACTGTGGAGAAGCGACACAACATCAAATTTTACATACCTCATTGAAACCGCGAAAAATTAGCAAAGTATTTATCACGCATTTGCATGGTGATCATATTTTTGGCTTGCCTGGGTTAATCGGCTCACGATCATTTCTAGGTGGCAATGAGCCACTTGATATTTATGGACCAGTGGGTCTTGAAGAATGGTTGGAAACGACGTTACGGATTACCAACACACATTTGAATTATGCGCTACAGATTCATGAAATTGAAGATGGCATTGTCGTTGAAGATGATGAATTCTTAGTGGTTGCAAACAATTTACAGCACGTCATTCCATGTCTAGGCTATCGAATTGAACAAAAGCCACTTCCAGGAAAGTTGCTCATAGACAATGTGAAAGAAGCTGGAGTGCCAAGTGGCCCGCTGCTGAAACAGTTAAAAGATGGGCAGGATGTGACATTGGAAGATGGACGGATTGTGCATAGTCATGAGGTCACAGGCGAACCGCAGGATGGGTTTAGAGTTGCCATTCTTGGCGATACAAGTTATTGTCCAGCTGCTGTTGAGCTAGCCCGAAATGCAGATATCCTTGTCCACGAGGCTACCTTCGATATGGATACTGGAAATTTAGCAAAAGAGTATGGACATTCGACCATTGGTGATGCAGCACGTGTGGCACAAGAAGCAGGTGTGAAGACGCTGATTGCCAATCATATTAGTGCACGTTTCATGCCGAGTGATGTGGCCAAGCTCAAGGAACAAGGCAAGGCTATTTTTTCCGATTTGTACATAGCGGAGGATTTTTCACGTTTTGAGTGGAAAGATGGCGCAGTAATCGAATGGCGGTCATAA
- a CDS encoding DNA polymerase IV has translation MSTARVILHLDMNSFFASVEQAHDPSLKGIPMAVAGNPKERRGILVTCSYEARALGIYTTMTVGEAKRLCPDLVLVPPDHEKYRIASSAVFDLLRTYTDLVEPVSIDEAYIDITAIGGLTDAVNIASDMQTRLLQELDLPCSIGIAPNKFLAKTASDMKKPMGITILRKREVEAVLWPLPVIDMHGIGKSTEKKLHALGIQTIGDLAVSDEIKIKSVLGKNGLRLLLRANGIDERAVDPEAAEERKSVGSSTTLVIDETDRNACLKIFNKLAASVAKRLDNRQLAGTVVMIQLRTADWRNQTRSRTVLNPLYKEQDIYKEAASLFNKYWDGEPIRLLGVTVSNVIPMHELHEQLSFYNFEKHAKEEQMDSLLSQLEQKFGPGSVKRGNV, from the coding sequence GTGTCGACTGCAAGAGTGATTTTACATCTAGATATGAATAGTTTTTTTGCTTCTGTCGAACAAGCGCATGACCCTTCCTTAAAAGGCATTCCGATGGCAGTTGCAGGCAATCCGAAAGAGCGTAGGGGTATTTTGGTTACTTGCTCGTACGAAGCGAGAGCACTGGGGATTTATACGACAATGACTGTCGGAGAGGCAAAACGGCTCTGTCCAGATTTGGTCCTTGTCCCGCCTGATCACGAAAAATATCGGATTGCCTCATCGGCTGTTTTCGATCTGCTGCGTACCTATACGGATCTTGTAGAACCAGTGTCGATTGACGAGGCTTACATTGACATTACGGCCATTGGCGGCCTAACGGATGCTGTCAACATCGCATCGGACATGCAGACTCGTTTGTTGCAGGAGCTTGATTTACCATGTTCGATAGGGATAGCGCCGAATAAGTTTTTAGCCAAAACCGCATCCGATATGAAAAAACCGATGGGGATCACGATTTTAAGGAAGCGCGAAGTCGAAGCAGTTCTCTGGCCGTTACCTGTGATTGATATGCACGGCATTGGAAAAAGTACGGAAAAAAAGTTACATGCACTTGGTATCCAAACTATTGGTGATCTTGCCGTTTCAGATGAAATCAAAATCAAATCAGTACTTGGTAAAAACGGTTTAAGACTTCTACTACGTGCGAATGGTATTGATGAGCGTGCGGTTGACCCTGAAGCAGCGGAGGAACGAAAAAGTGTTGGTAGTTCAACGACATTAGTAATTGATGAAACAGATAGAAATGCTTGTCTCAAAATTTTCAATAAGCTCGCCGCAAGTGTAGCGAAGCGGCTCGATAACAGACAACTGGCGGGAACTGTTGTCATGATTCAACTACGCACCGCTGATTGGCGTAATCAGACGCGGAGTCGTACTGTATTAAATCCCCTTTATAAAGAGCAAGATATTTATAAAGAAGCCGCAAGTTTATTCAACAAATATTGGGATGGTGAACCAATTCGTTTGCTAGGTGTTACGGTATCGAATGTTATTCCTATGCATGAATTGCATGAGCAGCTATCCTTTTATAATTTTGAAAAACATGCTAAAGAAGAACAAATGGATAGTTTGCTGTCACAGTTAGAGCAAAAATTTGGTCCCGGTTCAGTGAAGCGGGGCAATGTATGA
- a CDS encoding chemotaxis protein CheW has translation MSNLKAVIVQCGSEEYAIAVESVVSIERLEQVNRIPHLPDYMLGLMRIRGELVPIIDFEQILYGDSAKGHVESRVVVVQTENLFIGLLVLDAKEILDIPESVMTSAGLMAYSRTQYFTTVANLENRMITVVDPEILSKTLAGMDEISEYVQEQLALEQ, from the coding sequence ATGAGTAATTTAAAAGCGGTTATTGTCCAATGTGGTAGCGAGGAGTATGCGATTGCTGTTGAATCAGTTGTATCTATTGAAAGACTTGAGCAAGTAAACCGAATCCCGCATCTACCTGATTACATGCTCGGACTGATGCGCATTCGTGGGGAACTTGTTCCAATCATTGACTTTGAACAGATTTTATATGGAGATAGTGCAAAAGGACATGTGGAATCACGTGTTGTCGTCGTTCAGACCGAGAATTTATTCATCGGATTGCTCGTTTTGGATGCCAAAGAAATTCTTGATATTCCGGAAAGTGTTATGACATCTGCAGGATTGATGGCTTATTCGAGAACACAGTATTTCACAACGGTTGCGAATCTGGAAAATCGTATGATTACAGTCGTCGATCCTGAAATTTTATCTAAAACGCTGGCCGGGATGGATGAAATCAGTGAATATGTTCAAGAACAATTAGCACTGGAACAATAA
- a CDS encoding M20/M25/M40 family metallo-hydrolase, whose protein sequence is MNKQRLLDEFFELVQIDSETKDERQIADILTTKMEALGFNVEEDDSDDRSGHGAGNLVATMKGTAEGIDPIYFTCHMDTVVPGVGIKPELCEDGYIYSDGTTILGADDKAGIAALFEMARSLKESKQPHGDIQFIITAGEESGLAGAKEMDTSLITAKYGYAVDSDGKVGGIVTAAPHQAKLQTTILGKTAHAGVAPEKGVSAINIAAKSIAAMSLGRIDAETTANIGRFTGGQATNIVCDEVHILAEARSINPDKLKEQTEHMVRTYERTAELMGGKAETEVKIMYPGFSFAEDAEVVQTAMQAIRNIGRTPELMTSGGGSDGNIFNGAGIPTVTLSVGYEEIHTKNERMPVEELNKLAELLLEIIRVTANVKGGVRNE, encoded by the coding sequence GTGAACAAGCAAAGATTATTAGATGAGTTTTTTGAACTGGTACAAATTGATTCGGAAACAAAAGATGAACGACAAATTGCTGATATTTTGACGACAAAAATGGAAGCACTTGGCTTTAATGTGGAAGAAGATGATTCAGATGATCGTAGCGGACATGGTGCGGGGAATCTGGTTGCGACAATGAAAGGAACGGCAGAGGGAATTGACCCGATTTATTTCACTTGTCATATGGATACGGTCGTCCCAGGAGTGGGCATTAAACCTGAACTTTGTGAAGATGGCTATATTTATTCTGACGGTACAACGATTCTAGGTGCAGACGATAAGGCAGGAATCGCAGCACTATTTGAAATGGCACGTTCATTGAAAGAAAGTAAGCAGCCACATGGTGATATTCAATTTATCATTACAGCAGGTGAGGAAAGCGGGCTCGCCGGTGCAAAAGAAATGGACACGTCGTTGATTACCGCGAAATATGGTTACGCAGTGGATAGTGATGGTAAGGTTGGCGGAATCGTAACCGCAGCGCCACATCAAGCGAAATTGCAGACGACGATTTTAGGCAAAACGGCACATGCCGGAGTTGCACCGGAAAAGGGTGTTTCTGCTATTAATATTGCAGCCAAATCAATTGCGGCTATGTCTCTTGGGCGAATTGATGCAGAAACAACGGCTAATATTGGACGCTTTACAGGTGGTCAAGCAACGAATATCGTCTGCGATGAAGTCCATATTTTAGCGGAAGCACGCTCTATTAATCCTGATAAATTGAAGGAGCAAACGGAGCATATGGTGCGGACATATGAAAGAACTGCTGAGTTGATGGGTGGAAAAGCTGAAACGGAAGTCAAAATCATGTATCCTGGATTTAGCTTCGCAGAGGATGCAGAAGTGGTTCAAACCGCGATGCAGGCAATTCGCAATATCGGACGTACGCCAGAGCTAATGACAAGTGGCGGTGGCAGTGATGGTAATATTTTCAACGGTGCAGGTATTCCGACTGTTACATTATCTGTCGGCTATGAGGAAATTCATACAAAAAATGAGCGGATGCCCGTTGAAGAATTAAATAAATTAGCTGAGTTATTGCTTGAAATTATTCGTGTAACAGCAAATGTCAAAGGGGGCGTAAGAAATGAGTAA
- a CDS encoding acyl-CoA carboxylase subunit beta — translation MDIYDKINELYDKKRTIELGGGDERIAKQHEKGKLTARERIHLLLDENTFVELNPFVTHRTRDFGMDKLEGPGDGVVTGYGKIDGRPIYLFSQDFTVFGGALGEMHAMKIANVMDLAAKNGAPFIGLNDSGGARIQEGVVSLDGYGEIFYRNAIYSGVIPQISVILGPCAGGAVYSPAITDFVFMTDETSQMFITGPKVIETVTGEKISSEDLGGSKVHNAISGNAHFRGKDEATVLQDVRKLLSYLPQNNTEKTPVTPYNEDEMEDYRADLADVVPFETTRPYDVRKVIDQVVDTGSFMEVQAEFAKNAVVGFARMKGETVGLICNQPKVMAGGLDINSSDKIARFIRCCDSFNIPLITFEDVTGFFPGIKQEHGGIIRHGAKILYAYSEATVPKMTVILRKAFGGAYVALNSKSIGADIVYAWPNAEIAVMGAEGAANIIFSRDIANSDNPEQTRTEKIEDYREKFANPYVAASHGMVDDVIDPRETRIKLLQSLDMMRNKQETRPKKKHGNIPL, via the coding sequence ATGGACATTTATGATAAAATTAATGAATTATACGATAAAAAACGTACGATTGAACTCGGTGGCGGCGATGAGCGCATTGCCAAGCAACATGAAAAAGGCAAGCTCACAGCTCGGGAACGAATACATTTATTGTTAGACGAAAATACATTTGTTGAATTGAACCCATTTGTGACACATCGGACACGTGATTTTGGGATGGACAAGCTAGAAGGTCCTGGAGATGGTGTGGTCACAGGTTATGGTAAAATTGACGGTCGACCAATTTATTTATTCTCCCAGGATTTCACTGTCTTTGGTGGAGCACTTGGGGAAATGCACGCCATGAAAATTGCTAATGTCATGGATTTAGCAGCGAAGAATGGTGCACCATTTATCGGATTGAATGATTCGGGGGGAGCCCGTATTCAGGAAGGTGTTGTGTCGCTGGATGGTTACGGGGAAATTTTCTATCGGAACGCTATTTATTCAGGCGTTATTCCTCAAATTTCTGTCATTCTTGGACCGTGTGCAGGTGGGGCTGTCTATTCACCAGCAATCACAGATTTTGTTTTTATGACTGATGAGACAAGTCAGATGTTTATCACAGGACCGAAAGTCATTGAAACAGTAACAGGCGAAAAAATTTCATCCGAGGATCTCGGCGGTTCAAAAGTACATAATGCTATTAGTGGTAATGCGCATTTTCGTGGGAAAGATGAAGCGACTGTTTTGCAGGATGTCCGAAAATTATTATCCTATTTGCCACAAAATAATACCGAAAAAACACCTGTTACCCCGTATAATGAAGATGAAATGGAAGACTATCGCGCAGACTTAGCGGATGTTGTACCGTTTGAAACAACTCGACCTTATGATGTCCGCAAAGTGATTGACCAAGTGGTCGACACAGGGTCATTTATGGAAGTTCAAGCTGAATTTGCTAAAAATGCTGTCGTTGGCTTTGCGCGCATGAAAGGCGAAACCGTGGGCCTCATTTGTAATCAGCCGAAAGTAATGGCAGGCGGTTTGGATATCAATTCCTCCGATAAAATCGCACGTTTCATTCGCTGCTGTGATTCCTTTAATATTCCATTGATCACATTTGAAGATGTTACTGGCTTTTTCCCAGGCATTAAACAGGAGCACGGCGGGATTATTCGTCACGGCGCGAAGATTTTGTATGCGTATTCAGAGGCGACTGTACCTAAGATGACTGTTATTTTGCGTAAGGCATTTGGCGGCGCTTATGTGGCACTGAATTCAAAATCGATAGGTGCGGATATCGTCTATGCATGGCCAAACGCGGAAATTGCAGTGATGGGTGCAGAAGGTGCAGCTAATATTATTTTCTCTCGTGATATTGCGAATAGTGATAACCCGGAGCAAACACGCACTGAAAAAATCGAGGACTACCGTGAGAAATTTGCCAATCCCTATGTAGCGGCCTCTCATGGTATGGTAGATGATGTTATTGATCCACGCGAAACGCGTATTAAATTATTGCAGTCGCTTGATATGATGCGTAATAAACAAGAAACAAGACCGAAGAAGAAACATGGCAATATCCCATTATAA
- the mce gene encoding methylmalonyl-CoA epimerase — protein sequence MQGVDHIGIAVKSIEVSLDYYIHTLGLKLLAIEEVVSQGVRVAFIDAGNVKLELLEPLGEDGPIANFIDKRGEGVHHIAFGVTNIRSRMNELEEKGVQLLQDEPKAGAGGAQVAFLHPKSSFGVLYELCDKTGKGD from the coding sequence ATGCAAGGGGTCGATCATATTGGCATTGCTGTGAAAAGTATAGAAGTATCGCTGGATTATTATATACATACCCTTGGTTTGAAACTATTAGCTATCGAGGAAGTCGTTAGTCAAGGCGTGCGTGTCGCGTTCATTGATGCTGGAAATGTTAAATTAGAATTACTGGAGCCGCTTGGGGAAGACGGTCCGATTGCGAATTTTATTGATAAACGCGGGGAAGGTGTTCATCATATTGCATTCGGTGTGACAAATATTCGGTCAAGAATGAACGAATTAGAGGAAAAAGGTGTCCAGTTGCTACAAGACGAGCCGAAAGCAGGCGCAGGTGGGGCACAAGTGGCATTCCTTCATCCTAAATCATCATTCGGCGTGTTATATGAGCTATGCGATAAGACTGGCAAAGGGGACTAA
- the prli42 gene encoding stressosome-associated protein Prli42: MSNKKVQKIVVLVMVGAMFASSVLFGLSAILS; this comes from the coding sequence ATGAGCAATAAAAAAGTACAAAAAATCGTTGTGCTTGTAATGGTCGGCGCAATGTTTGCGTCAAGTGTCCTATTTGGCCTCAGCGCAATTTTATCGTAA
- a CDS encoding BrxA/BrxB family bacilliredoxin: MSMDFNLYMNDILRQARSEMEASGYEQLTTPEGVEEAFKRSGTTLVMVNSVCGCAGGIARPAAAHAVHYDKRPDHLVTVFAGQDKEATAQARMLFGEDHLPSSPSFALIKDGKLVAEVGRYEIEGHDPMSVVVNLQSQFEEFCKEI; the protein is encoded by the coding sequence ATGAGTATGGATTTTAATCTTTATATGAATGATATTCTTAGACAAGCGCGTTCAGAGATGGAAGCGAGTGGTTATGAGCAACTAACGACTCCAGAAGGCGTTGAAGAAGCGTTTAAACGGTCTGGCACAACACTTGTCATGGTCAATTCTGTTTGTGGCTGTGCAGGAGGAATCGCAAGACCAGCAGCAGCTCACGCAGTTCACTATGATAAACGTCCCGACCATTTAGTAACAGTATTTGCTGGACAGGATAAGGAAGCGACTGCACAAGCACGTATGCTATTCGGAGAAGATCACTTGCCATCTTCACCATCATTTGCACTTATAAAAGATGGTAAGCTAGTAGCAGAAGTCGGTCGTTATGAAATTGAAGGACATGATCCGATGTCTGTTGTCGTTAATTTACAAAGTCAGTTTGAAGAATTTTGTAAAGAAATCTAA
- a CDS encoding DUF3949 domain-containing protein, with amino-acid sequence MVLWILGLVIVIYIIVMIPVQYRNIEATKKELKKSGKTHNEMYEDMSFEQQQMQFNLQGNFFNIPASLIAELIYFLRHRKEKVS; translated from the coding sequence ATGGTACTATGGATTTTAGGTTTGGTTATAGTTATTTATATAATTGTGATGATTCCCGTGCAATACCGTAATATTGAAGCAACCAAAAAAGAACTGAAAAAGTCGGGTAAAACGCATAATGAGATGTATGAAGATATGAGTTTTGAACAGCAGCAAATGCAATTTAATCTACAAGGTAACTTTTTTAATATACCTGCTTCATTAATTGCAGAACTTATTTATTTTTTACGTCATCGTAAAGAGAAAGTATCTTAA
- the meaB gene encoding methylmalonyl Co-A mutase-associated GTPase MeaB, giving the protein MDGIHSTHDGMAATKRKRFVKKDRDIPIDELSDKIIEGSRLHLAKGITLLESITAKDKAAGQQLLLNVLPKTGNSIRIGITGVPGAGKSTFIEAFGLMLADTGHKVAVLAIDPSSTVTGGSILGDKTRMEELARHPNAFIRPSPSAGTLGGVHKKSRETMLLCEAAGYDVVLIETVGVGQSETVVRGMVDYFMLLVLTGAGDELQGMKKGIMELADGIVVHKADGDNLRLAKKTVREYRQLLHFLQPASPGWTTTSLPVSSIKNTGLEDVWRTVLTFKQTLQDSGVWNERRQSQTKDWFRSMISDRLIDSFFAEPGKKEQVEKLERSLLEGNLTVTGAVDRLFE; this is encoded by the coding sequence ATGGATGGTATTCACTCAACACATGATGGCATGGCTGCTACGAAGCGCAAGCGATTTGTGAAAAAGGATCGTGACATCCCGATTGACGAGTTATCAGACAAGATTATAGAAGGGTCACGCCTTCATTTAGCAAAAGGAATTACCTTACTTGAAAGCATTACCGCAAAAGACAAAGCAGCAGGACAACAACTGTTGCTGAATGTCTTGCCGAAAACGGGTAATAGCATCCGCATCGGCATTACAGGTGTCCCGGGTGCTGGAAAAAGCACGTTCATTGAAGCATTTGGACTGATGCTTGCCGATACAGGCCATAAAGTAGCGGTGCTGGCCATTGACCCAAGTTCGACAGTGACAGGTGGCAGTATTCTTGGTGACAAAACCCGAATGGAGGAGCTAGCAAGACATCCAAATGCCTTCATTCGACCGTCACCATCTGCCGGTACGCTAGGTGGTGTCCACAAAAAATCTCGTGAGACAATGCTGCTCTGTGAAGCGGCTGGCTATGATGTGGTGTTAATCGAAACGGTCGGTGTTGGGCAAAGTGAAACAGTTGTTCGAGGCATGGTCGATTATTTTATGCTACTTGTATTAACAGGCGCTGGAGATGAACTGCAAGGGATGAAAAAAGGCATTATGGAGTTGGCAGATGGCATCGTTGTTCATAAAGCCGATGGTGATAATCTTAGGCTTGCGAAAAAGACGGTGAGAGAATACCGCCAGTTACTTCATTTTCTACAGCCCGCATCACCCGGCTGGACCACAACATCTCTGCCTGTTTCATCCATTAAAAATACAGGGCTTGAAGACGTTTGGCGGACAGTGTTAACATTTAAACAGACGCTGCAAGATAGTGGTGTTTGGAATGAAAGACGCCAGTCCCAAACAAAAGACTGGTTCCGCTCGATGATTTCGGACAGGCTAATTGACTCGTTTTTTGCAGAGCCTGGAAAGAAAGAGCAAGTCGAAAAGCTGGAAAGGTCCTTACTAGAAGGGAATCTTACAGTGACCGGTGCAGTGGATCGGTTATTTGAGTAA